A single Bufo bufo chromosome 6, aBufBuf1.1, whole genome shotgun sequence DNA region contains:
- the LOC121005715 gene encoding LOW QUALITY PROTEIN: secreted RxLR effector protein 161-like (The sequence of the model RefSeq protein was modified relative to this genomic sequence to represent the inferred CDS: deleted 1 base in 1 codon; substituted 1 base at 1 genomic stop codon) — MQDGKEARTPMEPDYPKSNETENVLPNNDYYRRAIGKFLYIATVTRPDIAVAVGIICRKVATLCQRDWNAVKRVMQYLKGTNRMKLXLPASSNPKLIAYVDAHWAGDTTDRKSTSGYIFQYGQGTISWSSRKQVTVALSSTEAKYIAAAHACQEAIWIRQLLPDMGLNMSQPTPIFEDNQGCIKLTHSEKINPRTKHIDVRYHLLRDMQEQGVIDIQYCPSEEMTADTLTKPLPRVTS; from the exons ATGCAAGATGGAAAGGAAGCAAGAACACCAATGGAACCAGATTATCCGAAAAGCAATGAAACAGAAAACGTGTTACCTAACAATGATTATTATCGCAGGGCAATCGGAAAATTTCTATACATCGCCACCGTGACAAGACCAGACATCGCCGTAGCAGTGGGAATAATTTGCAGGAAAGTCGCAACACTGTGTCAACGCGACTGGAACGCAGTAAAAAGGGTAATGCAGTACTTAAAGGGAACAAATCGGATGAAGCTGTGACTTCCAGCATCGTCAAACCCAAAACTGATTGCATATGTGGACGCCCAT TGGGCTGGAGACACCACTGACCGCAAATCTACAAGTGGTTACATCTTCCAGTATGGACAAGGAACCATAAGCTGGTCTAGTCGGAAACAAGTGACTGTTGCACTCTCTTCAACTGAAGCGAAATACATAGCAGCAGCACATGCATGTCAAGAAGCCATTTGGATTCGTCAACTTCTACcagacatgggactgaatatgtcACAACCCACACCCATCTTTGAAGACAATCAGGGATGCATAAAGCTTACACACTCTGAGAAGATTAACCCAAGAACCAAGCACATTGATGTAAGATACCATCTGCTCAGGGACATGCAAGAACAAGGAGTTATCGACATCCAATACTGTCCATCAGAGGAGATGACTGCAGACACACTCACCAAACCTTTGCCAAGGGTAACGTCATAG